The following are encoded together in the Terriglobales bacterium genome:
- a CDS encoding glycoside hydrolase, with product AAVLGHPYGPNAERGIFRSTDGGQSWQKVLYKDENTGGSDIEMDPSNPEVLYAGLWQARQGPWEDANSYGGPGGGLFKSTDGGQTWRQLTNGLPADLVQINVAIAPSLPSRLYASFSTTKPSGYQSGKGLGFYRSDDAGEHWYQVTSDERPAMKIGGGDLSIPRVDPKNPDVVYSTSIVTVRSEDGGKTWMSLRGAPGGDDYQNIWINPNNPDILLLVSDQGAVVSVNRGRTWESWYNQPTAQLYHVQASNTFPYRICSGQQESGSVCISSRGNDGEITFREWHPVGVIEYGYAAPDPLDPDIVYGAGRTEVSRFHWSTGQVQNVTPIPVRGQYRAERTQPILFSPVDPHTLYYAANVLFKTTDGGHSWQTISPDLARPVNGVPASLGDLAAKDSNAAKQRGAIYSLAPSFHDLNTIWAGTDDGLIWVTRDGGKNWTNVTPPDLTPWSKVTQLAASPFDDQSAYASVSRFRIDDLRPCLYRTHDGGKTWQLITTGLPTDAPADTIREDSVRKGLLFAGTEKAVWVSFDDGDHWQSLQLNLPHSSMRDLWIHDDDLIVATHGRGFWILDDITPLRQAGAQVSATAAYLFQPATAYRVRRSTNTDTPLPADEPAAQNPPDGAVLDYFLAQPAGGPVTLEVLDPQGNLVRRFSSDDPPEFTRAEMEKQLIPLYWIRWPRTLSTAPGMHRWVWDLHYPAPAGERGFPISAVPGDTPREPLGPDALPGQYTVRLTANGVTTTKQLTVKMDPRINLPLQELVQQFHLETDLASMTTLSHQAMAQAGSLRAQIKALAGKASGPLADSLNALDQKLAALMQAPRGAAATGTPAPTLGRVNGTAGSLYGAIGQADAPPTAAQVQAASTLAGEFSSVMKSWGVLTSTDVPALNDQLKAAGLPPLDPAKPAPEEE from the coding sequence CGCCGCCGTGCTCGGACATCCCTACGGTCCCAATGCCGAGCGCGGCATCTTCCGCTCCACCGACGGCGGCCAGAGCTGGCAGAAGGTCCTCTACAAGGACGAGAACACCGGCGGCTCCGACATCGAGATGGATCCCTCCAATCCCGAAGTGCTCTACGCCGGGCTGTGGCAGGCGCGTCAGGGACCCTGGGAGGACGCCAACTCCTACGGCGGGCCCGGCGGCGGGCTGTTCAAATCCACCGACGGCGGCCAAACTTGGCGCCAGCTCACGAACGGCCTGCCCGCCGACCTGGTGCAGATCAACGTGGCCATCGCGCCCAGCTTGCCCAGCCGCCTCTATGCCAGCTTCTCCACCACCAAGCCCAGCGGCTACCAGTCGGGCAAGGGCCTGGGCTTCTACCGCTCCGACGACGCCGGCGAGCACTGGTACCAGGTCACCAGCGACGAGCGCCCTGCCATGAAGATCGGCGGCGGCGATCTCTCCATCCCGCGCGTGGACCCGAAGAACCCCGACGTGGTCTACAGCACCAGCATCGTCACCGTGCGCTCCGAGGACGGCGGCAAGACCTGGATGAGCCTGCGCGGCGCGCCCGGCGGCGACGACTACCAGAACATCTGGATCAATCCCAACAATCCTGACATCCTGCTGCTGGTCAGCGACCAGGGCGCGGTGGTGAGCGTGAACCGCGGTCGCACCTGGGAGTCCTGGTACAACCAGCCCACCGCCCAGCTCTATCACGTGCAGGCCTCCAACACGTTTCCCTACCGCATCTGCAGCGGGCAGCAGGAGAGCGGCTCGGTGTGCATCTCCAGCCGCGGCAACGACGGCGAGATCACCTTCCGCGAGTGGCACCCGGTGGGCGTGATCGAGTACGGCTATGCCGCCCCCGACCCGCTCGACCCCGACATCGTCTACGGCGCCGGCCGCACCGAGGTCTCGCGCTTCCACTGGAGCACGGGGCAGGTGCAGAATGTCACGCCCATCCCGGTGCGCGGGCAGTACCGCGCCGAGCGCACCCAGCCCATCCTCTTCTCGCCGGTGGACCCGCACACGCTCTACTACGCCGCCAACGTGCTCTTCAAGACCACGGACGGCGGCCACTCCTGGCAGACCATCAGCCCCGACCTGGCGCGCCCCGTCAACGGCGTGCCCGCCAGCCTGGGCGACCTCGCCGCCAAGGACTCCAACGCCGCCAAGCAGCGCGGCGCCATCTATTCCCTCGCGCCCTCCTTCCATGACCTGAACACGATCTGGGCGGGCACCGACGACGGCTTGATCTGGGTGACGCGCGACGGCGGCAAGAACTGGACGAACGTCACCCCGCCCGACCTCACGCCCTGGAGCAAGGTCACGCAGCTCGCCGCCTCTCCCTTCGACGACCAGAGCGCCTACGCCTCGGTCAGCCGCTTCCGCATCGACGACCTGCGCCCCTGCCTCTACCGCACCCACGACGGCGGCAAGACCTGGCAGCTCATCACCACCGGCCTGCCCACCGACGCGCCCGCCGACACCATCCGCGAGGACTCCGTGCGCAAGGGCCTGCTCTTCGCCGGCACCGAGAAGGCTGTCTGGGTCTCCTTCGACGACGGCGACCACTGGCAGTCGCTCCAGCTCAACCTGCCGCACAGCTCCATGCGCGACCTCTGGATCCACGACGACGACCTCATCGTGGCCACCCACGGCCGCGGCTTCTGGATCCTCGACGACATCACCCCGCTGCGCCAGGCCGGCGCCCAGGTGAGCGCCACCGCTGCCTACCTCTTCCAGCCTGCGACCGCCTACCGCGTCCGCCGCTCCACCAACACCGACACGCCTCTGCCCGCCGACGAGCCCGCCGCCCAGAATCCCCCCGACGGCGCCGTGCTCGACTACTTCCTGGCGCAGCCCGCCGGCGGTCCCGTCACCCTCGAGGTCCTCGATCCCCAGGGTAACCTCGTCCGCCGCTTCTCCAGCGACGACCCGCCCGAGTTCACCCGCGCCGAGATGGAGAAGCAGCTCATCCCGCTCTACTGGATCCGCTGGCCCCGCACCCTCTCCACCGCTCCCGGCATGCACCGCTGGGTCTGGGACCTGCACTATCCCGCGCCCGCGGGCGAGCGCGGCTTCCCCATCTCCGCCGTGCCCGGCGACACGCCGCGCGAGCCGCTCGGCCCTGACGCCCTGCCCGGGCAGTACACCGTGCGCCTCACCGCCAACGGTGTGACCACCACCAAGCAGCTCACGGTGAAGATGGACCCGCGCATCAACCTCCCGCTGCAAGAGCTGGTGCAGCAGTTCCACCTGGAGACCGACTTGGCCTCCATGACGACGCTCAGCCACCAGGCGATGGCCCAGGCGGGCTCGCTGCGGGCGCAGATCAAGGCGCTCGCCGGCAAGGCCAGCGGCCCGCTGGCGGATTCGCTGAACGCCCTCGATCAGAAGCTCGCTGCCCTGATGCAGGCGCCGCGCGGCGCCGCCGCTACCGGCACGCCCGCGCCCACGCTCGGCCGCGTCAATGGCACCGCCGGCTCGCTCTATGGCGCCATCGGCCAGGCCGACGCCCCGCCCACCGCCGCCCAGGTACAGGCGGCCTCCACCCTGGCCGGGGAGTTTTCTTCGGTGATGAAGTCCTGGGGCGTGCTCACCTCCACCGATGTGCCCGCCCTCAACGACCAGCTCAAGGCCGCGGGTCTGCCCCCGCTCGATCCCGCCAAGCCGGCGCCGGAGGAGGAGTGA